In one Lysobacter alkalisoli genomic region, the following are encoded:
- a CDS encoding DUF4194 domain-containing protein, whose product MKRSWATLSQLTNGVHTPQDFERAAYRLVTEQVLYSSDRRSRTAYHLVESWYDDFSAALEPLGIRLERNAHYRYVVALPSHAEGVAVTLDETLLVLVLRQRYDEAMRQGMVEEDGDVIVELPELQEAYPVLTGRQMPEIGALRILLRALRRWSLCRTEDCEPDDPQPFRILVRPAIVEIIGAQWLQRLDQHNRDDDGEDAGDPDRMEVEDAQQEVGDVPA is encoded by the coding sequence ATGAAACGCTCCTGGGCCACGTTGAGCCAGCTCACCAATGGCGTCCACACCCCGCAGGATTTCGAACGCGCCGCCTACCGGCTGGTGACCGAGCAGGTCCTGTACAGCTCGGACCGGCGCTCGCGCACCGCCTACCATCTTGTCGAGAGCTGGTACGACGATTTCAGCGCCGCGCTGGAGCCGCTCGGCATCCGTCTGGAGCGCAACGCGCATTACCGCTATGTCGTCGCCCTGCCCTCGCATGCCGAAGGCGTGGCAGTGACCCTGGACGAAACCCTGCTGGTGCTCGTGCTGCGCCAGCGCTACGACGAAGCGATGCGGCAGGGAATGGTGGAAGAGGATGGCGACGTGATCGTCGAACTGCCCGAACTGCAGGAAGCCTACCCGGTGCTGACCGGTCGGCAGATGCCCGAGATCGGTGCCCTGCGCATTCTGCTGCGTGCGCTCAGGCGCTGGTCGCTGTGCCGGACCGAAGACTGCGAGCCCGACGATCCGCAACCGTTCCGGATACTGGTGCGGCCGGCCATAGTCGAGATCATCGGCGCGCAATGGCTGCAACGGCTCGACCAGCACAATCGCGACGATGATGGCGAGGACGCCGGCGATCCAGACCGGATGGAAGTCGAAGACGCCCAGCAGGAGGTCGGCGATGTACCAGCTTGA
- a CDS encoding Wadjet anti-phage system protein JetA family protein yields the protein MIESTSTPPLFTVLPDGLFGPLASPNRHHHWHLLCRLFEEFFGPDAPMPPSIGLQRREITSAIERYLLTDDPWEDEDGVTPDTPLAMRAANLYDRFRDAGWLRQERIGAREMVSMTPVVSQFIATLVEFTERGPTFLSAKIRSIELQLLQVVEGKAGGDMLDEAALQARQLLSNVAAISVQVRDLMPELSRAESTASFARQLFERYVGKLFVGDYADLHKDDHPLARRTSILTMAREIEHSSLRGSMIQWYSERTTGGDSVRAEQRLLRNLRRLQEIDRIDEYLQRLDDDIRQANRRALAFLDYRLRTPDRLDKLLRRACRGVLSAPGEALRLPVAPGHLLEERRLRPPVRRPQPIPRTANSTAPPTPEQIARLNLLRQMKRVRLVLPEDLVRYLDRHWDSSVRLDSQSLRVDSIEDFRAYQTLVTLALRSHRAGGLRRDDPLHRMLCGFRIELVDGERIRNDHLHSPRFVLHRTRKAA from the coding sequence TTGATCGAGAGCACTTCAACGCCACCGCTTTTCACCGTGTTGCCGGACGGTCTGTTCGGGCCACTGGCGTCTCCCAACCGTCATCACCACTGGCATCTGTTGTGCCGGCTGTTCGAGGAGTTCTTCGGGCCGGACGCGCCGATGCCGCCCAGCATCGGCCTGCAACGGCGTGAGATCACGTCCGCGATCGAGCGCTATCTGCTGACCGACGACCCGTGGGAAGACGAAGACGGCGTGACGCCGGATACGCCACTGGCCATGCGGGCGGCCAACCTGTACGACCGGTTCCGCGATGCGGGCTGGCTGCGCCAGGAGCGGATCGGCGCGCGAGAGATGGTGTCGATGACACCAGTCGTATCACAGTTCATTGCGACGCTGGTCGAGTTTACCGAGCGTGGACCGACCTTCCTGAGTGCGAAGATCCGTTCGATCGAATTGCAGTTGCTTCAGGTCGTCGAAGGCAAGGCCGGTGGCGACATGCTGGACGAGGCCGCGCTGCAGGCCCGCCAGCTGTTGTCCAACGTTGCCGCCATCAGCGTGCAGGTACGCGATCTGATGCCGGAGTTGAGCAGGGCCGAAAGTACGGCCTCCTTCGCCCGGCAGCTGTTCGAACGCTATGTCGGAAAGCTTTTCGTCGGCGACTATGCGGACCTGCACAAGGATGACCATCCCCTCGCCCGCCGCACTTCGATCCTGACGATGGCACGCGAGATCGAACACTCGTCGCTGCGCGGCAGCATGATCCAGTGGTACAGCGAACGCACCACGGGCGGCGACAGCGTGCGTGCCGAGCAACGCCTGCTGCGCAACCTACGCAGGCTGCAGGAGATCGACCGCATCGACGAGTATCTGCAGAGGCTCGACGATGACATCCGCCAGGCCAACCGCCGAGCACTGGCCTTCCTGGACTACCGTCTGCGCACTCCGGACCGGCTGGACAAGCTGCTGCGCCGGGCCTGCCGTGGCGTGCTGTCCGCGCCTGGGGAGGCGTTGCGCCTGCCGGTGGCACCGGGTCACTTGTTGGAAGAACGCCGCCTGCGGCCGCCTGTCCGGCGTCCGCAGCCGATTCCGCGCACGGCCAACAGCACCGCACCGCCAACGCCCGAACAGATCGCCCGGCTCAACCTGCTGCGACAGATGAAGCGGGTTCGGCTGGTGTTGCCCGAAGACCTGGTCCGCTATCTGGACCGGCATTGGGACAGTTCCGTCCGCCTCGACTCCCAGTCATTGCGGGTCGACAGCATCGAGGACTTCCGTGCCTACCAGACCCTGGTCACGCTGGCGCTGCGCAGCCATCGTGCCGGAGGATTGCGGCGCGACGATCCACTGCACCGGATGCTGTGCGGCTTCCGTATCGAACTGGTCGACGGTGAACGCATCCGCAACGATCACCTGCACTCTCCCCGTTTCGTCCTGCACCGGACAAGGAAGGCCGCATGA